Proteins co-encoded in one Candidatus Thiodictyon syntrophicum genomic window:
- a CDS encoding alpha-2-macroglobulin family protein → MHGFRFRPRADRYALLLLLVLAVLLPAWVLAAPGPAAGAGPTPAPSAAPGPARQLLLMQDADYFGRDIEVLKEVALDDCTAACLATPACRAFTYNSKARWCFLKDQFRDLRTFPGAVSGRVLEGAAATLAQRRAAELGFLPPDALDAARKLAAGLAALVPPESTKELKGQGVDEVSAAARAARGMGNGEQAVVLAAAAVRLAPDDPGLWLGLAQALEAATPEGYELRSQRKAQASAAAVNAYLLAPTEAQRTPALLALGRTLKNREQWRPAIGALAAALALRTDPAVQADLAKLRADHGFRVTEHRVEAESPTPRICIEFSEPLARLNPNLADFVKATDGNAGAGGANTGAGLPVDPQERQVCIDGVSHGGRYTIQVRKGLPAASGETLAKTVDLDIRVGNRTPAAHFLGRAYVLPRGGEATIPVVSVNADRLAAKVYRIGDRSIAQALGDGPFLKSLSGYEAGQIADQTGETIWTGTIEIQAELNRDVTTAVPVGTLVPDLKPGVYALTASPTRTLTPGQQEQDCEEGCGESAATQWFVVSDLGLTALTGNDGLHTLVRSLSSTAPVAGAKLRLIARNNDVLGTADTDAAGYARFEPGLLRGTGGNAPLLMTAEAADGDYGFLDLTRTPFDLTDRGVEGRPAPKPLDVFLVPERGVYRPGETVHLTALVRDPQVRAVADLPLTLVIRRPDGVERERLLVKDQGLGGHLADVALTGGAMRGTWRVLAYSDPKGEPIGQTTFLVEDFEPERLDFALTAPGTGAGLDPRAATALPITARFLYGAPAAGLQVEGELAVKVAEGLAAWPGYRFGLVDDVPEATQQPLDAVTTDAQGAALVQVLLPELVPTSRLLTADLAVRVLDAGGRPVERNLTLPVLDGQARLGVRPTFEGEAPEGGTAGFEVIALGKDGARRAATGVAWTLERVETNFQWYRKDDGTYDYEPVERTKRVASGTLKLDATSTGRIETPVQWGAYRLRLAADGLLSVSMNFEAGWYVTPKAADTPDQLKVSLDKATYRVGNRARVHIEPHTGQGGQGGEPGLALVMVVDDRVIAMHAVQVPATGTTLDLPVTADWGPGAYVTAVLYRPMDLEARRMPGRAIGLAWAGVDPQERRLAIELAVEPGQRPRGTMPVRVAVTNLEPGTEAFVTLAAVDQGILNVTGYKPPEPDAWYFGQRRLGLEVRDLYGQLIDRMQGAPGVVRSGGDGGLAKLLAPPPSEELMAYFSGVVRLDDQGQAVIQVPIPDFNGTVRLMAMAWTAVGVGHGLADALVRDPVVVSASLPRFLAPADRSRLLLGLTLVEAEDTAGAAPQGGEVTVAVSTEHGLITADPAAATQRLTLAPSVRTEVQVPLTADTVGDETILVQVTTPAGQVLTKHLKLGVRTNAPATFSSTAHLLAPGAAPLTLTPDLLGDFVTGTGAVLASVSRAGRLDIAGILRGLDRYPHGCTEQLVSRALPLLYLDQVALAAGLSGDPAVPPRIREAVTRVLANAGADGRFGLWAPGGEDLWLDAFATDFLTRARERGFEVPQPALDAALDNLKNAAAYSTPTPSDVYALYVLARNGRASIGDLRYLADERLKDLGSPMAKAQVGAALALYGDRTRADAALTAAAADLDRSVPLVGAGTWRADYGSTLRDAAAVLALAAESGSDSVDLRALAGRVQDGVARARYRSTQEDTWLLLAAQALNKGKDGLRLEVDGKPVEGAWFGRFDAARLAAAPVLIRNLGTKPVDAMVAALGVPRVAPPAGGNGYVIERAYYDLDGKRVELTEVPQGKRLLAVVTVRADAQGQARLIVDDPLPAGLEIDNPNLMRSADVARVPGLDLLENPAHQEFRSDRFVAAIERDADDPAEFQLGYLIRAVTPGTYAQPPASVEDMYDPSRRAWTEAGSASVVGSVGVPPAR, encoded by the coding sequence ATGCACGGTTTCAGGTTCCGCCCGCGTGCCGATCGGTACGCCTTGCTCCTTCTTTTGGTGCTGGCCGTGCTGCTGCCTGCCTGGGTCCTGGCCGCGCCGGGGCCGGCGGCGGGCGCGGGGCCGACGCCTGCCCCGAGTGCGGCGCCCGGCCCCGCCCGGCAACTGCTCCTGATGCAGGACGCGGACTATTTCGGCCGTGATATCGAGGTCCTGAAGGAGGTCGCACTGGACGACTGCACCGCGGCCTGTCTCGCGACCCCGGCCTGCCGCGCCTTCACCTACAACAGCAAGGCGCGCTGGTGCTTCCTGAAGGACCAGTTCCGCGACCTGCGGACCTTCCCGGGGGCCGTCTCCGGGCGGGTCCTGGAGGGGGCGGCGGCGACGCTGGCGCAGCGGCGCGCGGCGGAACTGGGCTTCCTCCCGCCCGACGCACTGGACGCGGCCAGGAAGCTGGCGGCCGGGCTCGCGGCCCTGGTGCCCCCGGAGTCCACGAAGGAACTGAAGGGGCAGGGGGTGGACGAGGTCAGCGCCGCCGCCCGCGCCGCGCGCGGGATGGGCAACGGCGAGCAGGCGGTGGTGCTCGCGGCGGCGGCGGTGCGGCTGGCCCCGGATGATCCGGGCCTGTGGCTCGGCCTCGCGCAGGCGCTGGAGGCGGCCACGCCCGAGGGCTATGAACTGCGTTCTCAGCGCAAGGCGCAGGCGAGCGCGGCGGCGGTCAATGCCTATCTGCTGGCCCCGACCGAGGCGCAGCGCACCCCCGCGCTCCTGGCCCTGGGCCGGACCCTGAAGAACCGCGAGCAGTGGCGCCCGGCCATCGGCGCCCTGGCCGCCGCGCTCGCCCTGCGGACCGATCCGGCGGTACAGGCGGACCTGGCCAAGCTGCGGGCCGATCATGGCTTTCGTGTCACCGAGCACCGGGTGGAGGCGGAGAGCCCGACGCCACGGATCTGTATCGAGTTCTCGGAGCCCCTGGCGCGGCTCAACCCCAACCTGGCGGACTTCGTGAAGGCGACTGATGGGAACGCGGGCGCGGGCGGGGCCAACACCGGGGCCGGGCTCCCGGTCGACCCGCAGGAGCGCCAGGTCTGTATCGATGGCGTCAGTCACGGCGGCCGCTATACGATCCAGGTCCGCAAGGGGCTGCCGGCCGCGAGCGGCGAGACCCTGGCCAAGACCGTCGACCTGGATATCCGGGTCGGTAACCGCACCCCGGCGGCGCATTTCCTGGGTCGCGCTTATGTCCTGCCCCGGGGCGGTGAGGCGACGATCCCGGTGGTCTCGGTCAATGCCGACCGGCTGGCGGCCAAGGTCTACCGCATCGGCGACCGCTCCATCGCCCAGGCCCTGGGGGACGGCCCCTTCCTCAAGTCGCTGAGCGGCTATGAGGCGGGGCAGATCGCCGACCAGACGGGCGAGACGATCTGGACCGGCACCATCGAGATCCAGGCGGAGTTGAATCGGGATGTCACCACCGCGGTCCCGGTCGGCACCCTGGTGCCGGATCTCAAACCCGGGGTCTATGCCCTGACCGCGAGCCCCACCCGCACCCTGACCCCGGGCCAGCAGGAGCAGGACTGCGAAGAGGGGTGCGGCGAGTCCGCCGCCACCCAGTGGTTCGTGGTCTCGGACCTGGGCCTCACCGCGCTCACCGGCAACGATGGGCTCCACACCCTGGTGCGTTCCCTCTCCAGCACCGCCCCGGTGGCCGGGGCAAAGCTGCGGCTCATCGCCCGCAACAACGATGTGCTGGGCACCGCGGACACCGATGCCGCCGGCTATGCGCGCTTCGAGCCGGGCCTGCTGCGCGGCACCGGCGGCAATGCCCCCCTGCTGATGACGGCGGAGGCGGCGGACGGGGACTACGGCTTTCTGGACCTGACCCGCACCCCCTTCGACCTCACCGACCGCGGGGTCGAGGGCCGGCCCGCGCCCAAGCCGCTCGATGTCTTCCTGGTGCCCGAGCGCGGGGTCTACCGCCCCGGTGAGACGGTCCACCTGACCGCCCTGGTCCGCGACCCGCAGGTGCGCGCCGTCGCCGACCTGCCCCTGACGCTCGTCATCCGCCGTCCGGACGGGGTGGAGCGCGAGCGTCTGCTGGTCAAGGACCAGGGGCTGGGCGGGCACCTGGCCGATGTCGCCCTGACCGGCGGGGCCATGCGCGGCACCTGGCGCGTCCTGGCCTATTCTGATCCCAAGGGTGAGCCGATCGGCCAGACGACCTTCCTGGTGGAGGACTTCGAGCCCGAGCGGCTGGACTTTGCCCTGACGGCCCCCGGGACCGGTGCCGGGCTCGACCCTCGCGCCGCGACCGCCCTGCCGATCACGGCGCGCTTCCTCTACGGCGCCCCCGCGGCTGGGCTCCAGGTCGAGGGCGAGCTCGCGGTCAAGGTGGCCGAGGGGCTCGCCGCCTGGCCGGGCTACCGCTTCGGGCTGGTCGACGACGTGCCCGAGGCGACCCAGCAGCCCCTGGACGCCGTGACCACGGACGCCCAAGGCGCCGCCCTGGTGCAGGTCCTGCTGCCGGAACTCGTGCCCACCAGCCGGCTCCTCACCGCCGACCTGGCGGTGCGGGTGCTGGACGCGGGCGGGCGCCCGGTCGAGCGCAACCTGACCCTGCCGGTCCTGGACGGGCAGGCGCGCCTGGGCGTGCGCCCGACCTTCGAGGGCGAGGCCCCGGAGGGCGGGACCGCCGGGTTCGAGGTGATCGCGCTCGGCAAGGACGGGGCGCGCCGCGCGGCGACCGGGGTCGCCTGGACCCTGGAGCGGGTCGAGACCAATTTCCAATGGTATCGCAAGGACGACGGGACCTATGACTATGAGCCGGTCGAGCGCACCAAGCGGGTGGCGAGCGGCACCCTCAAGCTGGACGCGACGAGCACCGGACGCATCGAGACCCCGGTGCAGTGGGGCGCCTACCGCCTGCGCCTGGCCGCCGACGGGCTCCTGTCCGTCAGCATGAACTTCGAGGCCGGCTGGTATGTGACCCCCAAGGCGGCGGACACCCCGGACCAGCTCAAGGTGTCGCTGGACAAGGCGACCTACCGGGTCGGCAACCGGGCGCGCGTCCACATCGAACCCCATACGGGGCAGGGCGGTCAGGGCGGCGAGCCCGGTCTGGCCCTGGTGATGGTGGTGGACGACCGGGTGATCGCCATGCATGCGGTGCAGGTCCCGGCCACCGGCACCACGCTCGACCTGCCGGTCACGGCCGACTGGGGGCCCGGGGCATACGTGACCGCGGTCCTCTACCGGCCCATGGACCTGGAGGCCCGGCGGATGCCCGGGCGCGCCATCGGCCTGGCCTGGGCCGGGGTGGACCCGCAGGAGCGGCGGCTCGCCATCGAGCTTGCGGTGGAGCCCGGCCAGCGCCCCCGCGGCACCATGCCGGTGCGCGTGGCCGTCACCAATCTGGAGCCCGGCACCGAGGCCTTCGTGACCCTGGCCGCGGTGGATCAGGGCATTCTCAATGTCACCGGCTACAAGCCGCCGGAGCCGGACGCCTGGTACTTCGGCCAGCGCCGCCTGGGGCTGGAGGTCCGTGACCTCTATGGCCAGTTGATCGACCGGATGCAGGGCGCGCCGGGGGTGGTGCGCTCCGGCGGTGACGGCGGTCTCGCCAAGCTCCTGGCCCCGCCCCCCAGCGAGGAACTGATGGCCTATTTCTCCGGCGTGGTGCGGCTCGACGATCAGGGCCAGGCGGTGATCCAGGTCCCGATCCCGGACTTCAACGGCACCGTGCGGCTCATGGCGATGGCCTGGACCGCGGTCGGCGTCGGCCACGGCCTGGCGGACGCCCTGGTGCGCGACCCGGTGGTGGTCAGCGCCAGCCTGCCGCGCTTCCTCGCCCCCGCCGATCGCAGCCGCCTGCTGCTCGGCCTCACCCTGGTCGAGGCCGAGGACACCGCGGGCGCCGCGCCCCAGGGCGGTGAGGTAACGGTCGCGGTCAGCACCGAACATGGACTCATCACGGCCGACCCCGCCGCCGCGACCCAGCGCCTGACCCTGGCCCCCAGCGTGCGGACCGAGGTACAGGTCCCCCTGACCGCCGACACCGTCGGCGACGAGACCATTCTGGTGCAGGTCACGACCCCCGCCGGCCAGGTCCTGACCAAGCATCTCAAGCTCGGCGTGCGCACCAATGCCCCCGCGACCTTCAGCAGCACCGCGCACCTGCTGGCCCCCGGGGCCGCGCCCCTGACGCTGACCCCGGACCTGCTGGGCGATTTCGTGACCGGCACCGGGGCCGTCCTCGCCTCCGTCAGCCGCGCCGGGCGCCTGGACATCGCCGGCATTCTGCGCGGGCTCGACCGCTATCCGCACGGCTGCACCGAGCAGCTCGTGAGTCGCGCCCTGCCGCTCCTGTACCTGGACCAGGTCGCCCTGGCCGCGGGCTTGAGCGGCGATCCCGCCGTGCCCCCGCGCATCCGCGAGGCCGTCACCCGGGTCCTGGCCAATGCCGGGGCGGACGGGCGCTTCGGCCTCTGGGCGCCGGGCGGTGAGGACCTGTGGCTGGACGCCTTCGCCACCGACTTCCTCACCCGGGCGCGGGAGCGCGGCTTCGAGGTCCCCCAACCGGCCCTGGACGCGGCACTCGATAACCTCAAGAACGCCGCCGCCTACAGCACCCCGACGCCCTCCGATGTCTATGCGCTCTATGTGCTGGCCCGCAACGGCCGCGCCTCCATCGGCGACCTGCGCTACCTGGCCGACGAGCGCCTGAAGGACCTGGGCAGCCCCATGGCGAAGGCGCAGGTGGGTGCCGCGCTGGCGCTCTACGGCGACCGCACCCGGGCGGACGCGGCGCTCACGGCCGCCGCCGCGGACCTGGACCGCTCGGTCCCGCTGGTCGGGGCCGGGACCTGGCGCGCCGATTACGGCTCCACGCTGCGCGACGCCGCCGCAGTGCTCGCCCTGGCGGCGGAGTCCGGCAGCGACTCCGTGGATCTCCGCGCGCTCGCCGGCCGGGTCCAGGACGGTGTCGCCCGGGCGCGCTACCGCAGCACCCAGGAGGACACCTGGCTCCTGCTCGCCGCGCAGGCGCTCAACAAGGGCAAGGACGGCCTGCGCCTGGAGGTCGACGGCAAGCCGGTCGAGGGCGCCTGGTTCGGCCGCTTCGACGCGGCGCGCCTCGCCGCCGCCCCGGTCCTGATCCGCAACCTGGGGACCAAGCCGGTGGACGCCATGGTCGCGGCGCTCGGCGTGCCGCGCGTCGCCCCGCCCGCCGGGGGCAACGGCTATGTCATCGAGCGCGCCTACTATGACCTGGACGGCAAGCGGGTCGAACTGACCGAGGTGCCCCAGGGCAAGCGGCTGCTTGCGGTGGTCACGGTGCGGGCGGACGCACAGGGTCAGGCGCGGCTCATCGTC